The Pseudomonas sp. FP2309 genome has a window encoding:
- a CDS encoding CitMHS family transporter, which translates to MLTFLGFAMVITFMFLIMTKRLSALIALIIVPILFALFGGFAPKIGPMMLEGITKLAPTGVMLMFAILYFALMIDSGLFDPAVRKILKMVKGDPLKVSVGTAVLALVVSLDGDGATTYMICVAAMLPLYQRIGMSPRIMAGLIILAGGVMNMTPWGGPTARAASALHVDPSDIFVPMIPAMAAGVVAILVIAYMYGKRERARLGELHLQGDDIDHSEISVSQYPDARRPKLIWFNGALTFALMCTLIAGLLPLPVLFMVAFSIAMIVNYPCLQMQKDRVAAHAGSVLAVVGLIFAAGIFTGILSGTGMVDAMSKSLLAVIPEAMGPYLAVITALVSMPFTFFMSNDAFYYGVLPVLAEAASHYGITAVEMARASIVGQPVHLLSPLVPSTYLLVALAGIEFGDHQRFTLKWAVLVCLCIMFAALLMGIFPLFSTL; encoded by the coding sequence ATGCTGACTTTCCTTGGCTTTGCCATGGTCATCACGTTCATGTTCCTGATCATGACCAAGCGCCTGTCCGCGCTGATCGCTCTGATCATCGTCCCGATCCTGTTCGCGCTGTTCGGCGGTTTCGCACCGAAGATCGGCCCAATGATGCTCGAAGGCATCACCAAGCTCGCGCCGACCGGCGTGATGCTGATGTTCGCCATCCTTTACTTTGCCTTGATGATCGACTCCGGCCTGTTCGACCCGGCCGTGCGCAAGATTCTCAAGATGGTCAAGGGCGACCCGCTGAAGGTGTCGGTCGGCACCGCCGTGCTGGCCCTGGTGGTGTCCCTCGACGGCGACGGCGCCACCACCTACATGATCTGCGTGGCGGCCATGCTGCCGCTGTACCAGCGCATCGGCATGAGCCCGCGAATCATGGCCGGCCTGATCATCCTCGCCGGTGGCGTGATGAACATGACACCCTGGGGTGGCCCGACCGCCCGCGCCGCCAGTGCGCTGCACGTAGACCCTTCGGATATTTTCGTGCCGATGATCCCGGCCATGGCCGCCGGTGTCGTCGCGATCCTGGTGATCGCCTACATGTACGGCAAGCGCGAACGCGCACGTCTGGGTGAACTGCATCTGCAAGGCGACGATATCGACCACAGCGAGATCAGCGTGTCGCAATACCCGGACGCCCGCCGTCCAAAACTGATCTGGTTCAACGGCGCCCTGACCTTCGCCCTGATGTGCACCCTGATTGCCGGCCTGTTGCCGCTGCCGGTGCTGTTCATGGTGGCGTTCAGCATCGCGATGATCGTCAACTATCCCTGCCTGCAAATGCAGAAAGACCGCGTCGCCGCCCACGCCGGCAGCGTACTGGCGGTGGTGGGGCTGATCTTTGCTGCGGGTATTTTCACCGGGATCCTGTCAGGCACCGGCATGGTCGATGCCATGTCCAAGAGCCTGCTGGCGGTCATTCCGGAAGCCATGGGCCCGTATCTGGCAGTGATCACGGCGCTGGTGAGCATGCCGTTCACCTTCTTCATGTCTAACGATGCGTTCTACTATGGCGTACTGCCGGTATTGGCCGAAGCCGCCAGCCACTACGGTATCACCGCTGTAGAAATGGCCCGCGCCTCCATCGTTGGCCAGCCGGTGCACTTGCTCAGCCCGTTGGTACCCTCGACTTACCTGCTGGTGGCCCTGGCCGGTATCGAATTTGGTGATCACCAGCGCTTCACACTGAAGTGGGCAGTATTGGTGTGCCTGTGCATAATGTTCGCCGCATTGCTGATGGGGATTTTTCCGCTGTTCAGCACTCTATAA
- a CDS encoding TerC family protein gives MEWLTNPEIWIAFFTLTALEIVLGIDNIIMISILVSRMPKHMQARTRIFGLALAMVTRILLLLSITWVMQLTADLFVVFGQGISGRDLILFFGGLFLLWKSSQEMYHALEGEDETQDEPKGAGGKFIYTIIQIAIIDIVFSLDSVITAVGMVSHVPVMVAAIVVAVLVMMLAAGTISEFIDKHPSLKMLALSFLLVVGTVLIAESFDVHVPKGYVYFAMAFSLAVEAVNIKMRTAIAKKKKQQDPVKLRKDIPGQ, from the coding sequence ATGGAATGGCTGACCAATCCGGAAATCTGGATTGCCTTCTTCACCCTGACGGCTCTCGAGATCGTCCTGGGCATCGATAACATCATCATGATTTCGATCCTGGTCAGCCGCATGCCCAAGCATATGCAGGCGCGCACCCGGATCTTCGGCCTGGCGCTGGCCATGGTCACACGCATCCTGCTGCTGCTGTCGATCACCTGGGTCATGCAACTGACCGCAGACCTGTTCGTGGTGTTTGGCCAAGGCATTTCCGGTCGCGACCTGATCCTGTTCTTCGGCGGCCTGTTCCTGCTGTGGAAAAGCTCCCAGGAGATGTACCACGCCCTGGAAGGTGAAGACGAAACCCAAGACGAGCCTAAAGGCGCCGGCGGCAAGTTCATCTACACCATCATTCAGATCGCGATCATCGACATCGTGTTCTCACTGGACTCGGTCATTACTGCCGTGGGTATGGTTTCCCACGTACCGGTCATGGTCGCCGCCATCGTCGTAGCCGTTCTGGTGATGATGCTCGCCGCAGGCACCATCAGCGAATTCATCGACAAGCACCCGTCGTTGAAAATGCTCGCACTGTCGTTCCTGCTGGTAGTGGGTACAGTGCTGATTGCTGAATCCTTCGACGTGCACGTACCAAAAGGCTACGTCTACTTCGCCATGGCGTTCTCGCTGGCGGTGGAGGCGGTAAACATCAAGATGCGTACCGCCATCGCGAAAAAGAAGAAACAGCAGGATCCGGTGAAACTGCGCAAGGACATTCCGGGTCAATAA
- a CDS encoding DUF4105 domain-containing protein has translation MRRLVAWLLAGSVLLCSGAAQAGLQLRLKTQGLSPAQQQASQALLDEAMRALPPRFVEQLDRRIDVGWTDKMPDNAYGQASLVSELDLNSNLLASLTDGSAATQKTNRPHGTVRREMLATVLHELTHIYDRARLWPADERSLIQRCSRQNSITGLIGLPDQCRGQNDRRFTLSDDPRLLDLAGWPQYVGRRGEREQHNRQVVRSPDIYETTSPLEFVAVNMEYFLLDPSYACRRPALFRYYQQHFGWAPPEQDACAKTYPFLNAGNDFAKTPLGHVDPERVYEIDYLLAEANQNLVSRWGHSMLRLVICAPGRPRGPDCRLDLDQHLVLSYRAFVGDVQLSSWDGLVGKYPSRLFVLPLAQVIDEYTKTELRGLASVPLKLSRQEINDTVEHAAEMHWSYDGNYYFLSNNCAVESLKLLRSGSGNPQLTGLDNITPNGLLEVLQARGLADTSVLNDKREALRLGYHFDSFRERYQAMFDVLRKHLPIEQTQVEDWLSLSAAQRRQWFDRADLRTSAALLLLEQASFRKQLMLAQDEVKQRYLGARELKNGGMEKANATLQQILANSGFLSRPAELLGSGGYGLPQPSEARRLESESAERQKQLQSLTGELDKEVRALLDPSRAAEIAACEANLKQVGEHLRSLHKAAGGLELP, from the coding sequence GTGAGGCGACTTGTCGCCTGGCTCCTGGCCGGGTCTGTACTGCTCTGTAGCGGTGCGGCCCAGGCCGGCCTGCAACTGCGGCTCAAGACACAAGGCTTGAGCCCAGCCCAACAGCAGGCCAGCCAGGCATTGCTCGACGAGGCGATGCGTGCGTTGCCGCCGCGCTTTGTCGAGCAGTTGGACCGGCGCATCGATGTCGGCTGGACCGACAAGATGCCCGACAACGCTTACGGCCAGGCGTCGCTGGTCTCCGAGCTGGACCTCAATAGCAACCTGCTTGCCAGCCTGACCGACGGCAGTGCCGCCACCCAGAAAACCAATCGCCCCCACGGCACCGTGCGCCGGGAAATGCTCGCCACGGTGCTGCATGAACTGACCCACATCTATGACCGTGCGCGCCTGTGGCCCGCCGATGAGCGCTCGCTGATCCAGCGTTGCAGTCGCCAGAACAGCATCACCGGCCTGATCGGCCTGCCCGATCAATGCCGTGGCCAGAACGATCGCCGTTTCACCCTCAGCGATGACCCGCGCCTGCTGGACCTTGCCGGCTGGCCGCAATATGTCGGTCGTCGCGGTGAGCGCGAACAACACAATCGCCAGGTCGTGCGCAGCCCGGATATCTACGAAACCACCAGCCCGCTGGAGTTCGTCGCCGTCAATATGGAGTACTTCCTGCTGGACCCGAGCTACGCTTGCCGGCGTCCCGCACTGTTCCGCTATTACCAGCAACACTTCGGCTGGGCACCGCCTGAGCAGGACGCCTGCGCCAAGACCTACCCATTCCTCAACGCCGGCAACGACTTCGCCAAGACGCCGTTGGGCCACGTGGACCCTGAGCGGGTCTACGAAATCGACTACCTGCTGGCCGAAGCCAACCAGAACCTCGTCAGCCGCTGGGGCCACAGCATGTTGCGCCTGGTGATCTGCGCACCCGGCCGTCCACGTGGCCCCGATTGTCGGCTGGATCTGGACCAACACCTGGTGTTGTCCTATCGCGCCTTTGTCGGCGACGTACAACTATCGAGCTGGGACGGCCTGGTGGGCAAGTACCCATCACGTCTGTTCGTGCTGCCGCTGGCCCAGGTCATCGACGAATACACCAAGACCGAGCTGCGCGGCCTGGCCTCCGTGCCACTGAAACTCTCACGCCAGGAAATCAACGACACCGTCGAACACGCCGCAGAAATGCACTGGAGCTACGACGGCAATTACTACTTCCTGTCCAACAATTGCGCGGTCGAAAGCCTGAAACTGTTGCGCAGCGGCAGCGGTAATCCGCAATTGACCGGCCTGGACAACATCACCCCCAACGGCCTGCTCGAAGTGCTGCAAGCCCGTGGCCTGGCCGACACCAGCGTGCTGAACGACAAACGCGAAGCACTGCGCCTGGGCTACCACTTCGACTCATTCCGCGAGCGCTACCAAGCGATGTTCGACGTGCTGCGCAAACACTTGCCGATCGAACAGACCCAAGTTGAAGACTGGTTATCGCTGAGCGCCGCGCAGCGCCGTCAATGGTTCGATAGGGCCGACCTGCGCACCAGTGCCGCCTTGTTGCTATTGGAACAGGCCAGCTTTCGCAAGCAACTGATGCTGGCTCAGGACGAAGTCAAACAACGCTACCTCGGTGCCCGCGAGTTGAAAAACGGCGGCATGGAGAAGGCCAACGCCACCCTGCAACAGATCCTCGCCAACAGCGGTTTCCTCAGCCGCCCGGCGGAGTTGCTCGGCAGCGGCGGTTACGGGCTGCCGCAACCGTCGGAAGCCAGGCGCCTGGAATCGGAAAGTGCCGAGCGCCAGAAACAGCTGCAATCGTTGACCGGCGAGCTGGATAAAGAGGTGAGGGCGCTGCTGGATCCTTCCCGCGCCGCCGAGATCGCCGCCTGCGAGGCTAACCTCAAGCAGGTCGGCGAACACCTGCGATCACTACACAAAGCGGCGGGCGGCCTGGAGCTGCCCTGA